The Macaca fascicularis isolate 582-1 chromosome 11, T2T-MFA8v1.1 genome includes a region encoding these proteins:
- the PLEKHG7 gene encoding pleckstrin homology domain-containing family G member 7 isoform X3 — MENCLSSVKITNFRGYDFYSLKDKTWDEVMETHHKLLTNQLDLRKQQEAMWELFTSECTYFLDHLLVLKMIFMNTLKYLQTHEYLLDVDLWRLFANLEELTQTSLGFVNSLFGIIKDYVDASDISSSLDFISVLTKYFRGSLCQSHQTYCLNYSAAIFYLESLRQRDDFGIYLKWCEQNEQCRRLHLPELLVAPLQRLTRYPLLLKNIWKRSMDSAEKIMIYSIKEKVEKSIRDLEGKVKWLDNFQKFRYLQEIIVWPPLWDRDKRFFIPECLKHIFKEHTAENILSPTNRHLLYEGKLTLAESTRFLDVYLFLFNDFLLVTKTKHNKKKLGGSDPGLMCPSLTPELQAVIKEGGSCTVLDQPIPLDRLVVKSIEPLHVSVFGLRNAFLIQHENRYRQCTAAFLLQAQTENIKKTWMAQITTAISCFTKSQETKKISLFTLPAESSEI, encoded by the exons GATAAGACCTGGGATGAAGTCATGGAAACACATCACAAACTCCTGACCAATCAATTAGACTTGAGAAAGCAGCAAGAGGCCATGTGGGAACTTTTCACAAGTGAATGCACCTATTTTTTGGACCATTTATTAGTTCTTAAGATG atctttatgaatacactaaaatatctgcaaactcATGAATATCTCCTAGATGTGGATTTATGGAGACTTTTTGCAAACCTGGAGGAGTTAACTCAG ACAAGCCTTGGTTTTGTGAACAGTCTCTTTGGCATCATCAAGGACTATGTAGACGCTTCTGATATTTCCTCATCACTGGATTTTATTTCCGTACTCACAAAG TATTTCCGAGGGAGTCTCTGTCAGAGCCACCAGACCTACTGCCTGAACTATTCAGCTGCTATCTTTTAtcttgagagcctgaggcagagagatgactttggaatttatttaaaa TGGTGTGAGCAAAATGAACAATGCAGACGGCTCCACCTGCCTGAGCTACTAGTGGCCCCACTTCAGAGGCTCACTCGATATCCATTGTTGCTGAAGAATATCTGGAAAAGGAGCATGGACTCTGCTGAGAAAATCATGATCTACTCCATCAAGGAAAAGGTGGAAAAGTCCATCC GGGACCTTGAAGGAAAAGTGAAATGGCTGGACAATTTCCAAAAATTTAGATACCTACAGGAGATTATAGTGTGGCCACCGCTTTGGGATAGAGATAAAAGGTTTTTCATTCCagag TgtttgaaacacatttttaaagaacacaCAGCAGAAAACATCTTGTCACCAACCAACAGACACCTTCTCTACGAAGGAAAATTGACTCTGGCAG AAAGCACGAGATTCCTAGATGTTTATCTGTTTCTCTTCAATGATTTCCTCTTAGTTACGAAAACTAAGCACAACAAAAAG AAACTTGGAGGCTCAGACCCTGGTTTAATGTGTCCTTCTCTTACTCCTGAGTTGCAAGCAGTAATAAAAGAGGGTGGTTCGTGTACAGTACTCGATCAGCCTATTCCACTAGATAGGTTGGTAGTCAAAAGTATTGAACCACTCCATGTGTCAG TCTTTGGGCTGAGAAATGCTTTTCTTATACAACACGAAAACAGATATCGACAGTGTACAGCAGCATTCTTATTACAAGCCCAAACGGAAAACATCAAA aAAACATGGATGGCACAAATAACAACTGCAATTTCTTGCTTTACCAAGAGTCAGGAAAccaagaaaatatctttattcacATTGCCCGCTGAATCCTCTGAAATTTAG